Proteins encoded within one genomic window of Haladaptatus sp. QDMS2:
- a CDS encoding AAA family ATPase, with translation MVEAFAVASRKGGTGKTTSTLALGMALAAEYDVTVVDADTGVANLLFHAGLADVETTLHDVLLSDDPAPVEATVYERFGMKVVPCGMNFADFEAADPNRPKHVVAQLAADTDVLLLDSPTALDSKSAVLPIVLANPIIDVLELTIPALSEALKVQEYARLYGTGTAGVLFNKVRDEVGIDRIADQAERYFDGPTLATVPASESGRTARTRRFGGSRPSLLQQIILSENGLTCTTSRERTSST, from the coding sequence ATGGTCGAGGCGTTCGCGGTTGCGAGCAGAAAAGGCGGCACGGGCAAGACGACGAGTACGCTGGCGCTGGGGATGGCGCTCGCCGCCGAGTACGACGTGACCGTCGTGGACGCGGATACGGGCGTGGCGAACCTGCTGTTTCACGCCGGACTCGCTGACGTCGAAACGACGCTGCACGACGTGCTGTTGAGCGACGACCCAGCGCCGGTCGAGGCGACGGTCTACGAGCGGTTCGGGATGAAGGTCGTTCCCTGCGGGATGAACTTCGCGGATTTCGAGGCCGCAGACCCCAACCGACCCAAACACGTCGTCGCCCAACTGGCCGCAGACACCGACGTGCTTCTTCTGGACTCTCCGACGGCCCTCGACAGCAAGAGTGCGGTGTTGCCCATCGTGCTCGCAAACCCCATCATCGACGTCCTGGAACTGACGATTCCGGCACTCTCTGAGGCGCTCAAGGTCCAGGAGTACGCCCGCTTGTACGGGACGGGCACCGCGGGCGTCCTGTTCAACAAGGTACGAGACGAGGTTGGCATCGACCGCATCGCAGACCAGGCCGAACGGTACTTCGACGGCCCGACCCTCGCGACGGTTCCGGCGAGCGAGTCGGGGCGGACGGCCCGCACTCGCCGATTTGGTGGTTCCAGGCCCTCTCTTCTTCAACAAATAATTCTCTCGGAAAACGGCCTGACGTGTACGACTTCGCGGGAGCGAACGTCCAGCACATAA
- a CDS encoding PadR family transcriptional regulator: MYDLTGFQRDLLYVIAGKEEPHGLAIKEELETYYEKEIHHGRLYPNLDTLVDKGLVEKGELDRRTNFYTLTRRGRREIEARKDWEKKYLDNVLNAATA, from the coding sequence ATGTACGACCTGACTGGTTTCCAGCGTGACCTGTTGTACGTGATTGCAGGGAAAGAAGAACCGCATGGCCTCGCCATCAAAGAAGAACTCGAAACGTACTACGAGAAGGAGATTCACCACGGGCGACTCTACCCGAACCTCGACACGCTCGTCGACAAGGGCCTCGTCGAGAAGGGCGAACTCGACCGCCGGACGAACTTCTACACGCTCACGCGTCGCGGGCGGCGTGAGATCGAAGCCCGCAAAGATTGGGAAAAGAAGTACCTCGACAACGTGCTGAACGCGGCCACGGCGTAA
- a CDS encoding S8 family serine peptidase: MVDTSRRRFLKASGLLVGGIAASPTASATESTDRFIVESKNLRDADFEDAALTVVHPLDALDYTVVSGTESAVADLGVKYEPDLVYELDLPVTATEAADEPGYPLQWDKQVQDIPAVHDVTRGEGTRVAVIDSGVSASHPDLQHAVNVDLSRNFTGDGYGAGRAVGGGHGTHVAGIIAANDQNDVGVTGSAPATEIVDCRVFSTGPSASFADILAALVYAGEIGCDAANMSLGAYPVSRQANGEFYGKVLNNTTSYVSNQLGTLIVASAGNDAADLQHDGSVISLPNEAANIMSISATGPIGYMWGEEGLREEFVSPAFYTNYGTNAVDLGAPGGDADTDAIDTGVPWFYDLVYNTYTVPTYDEASNSFTFENTYSWLAGTSMAAPQVAAAAALVKSVNQDYSATQVRDTLEDTASVPEGQDKAYYGAGFLDPLAAVLN; this comes from the coding sequence ATGGTAGATACTTCACGCCGTCGCTTCCTCAAAGCGAGCGGCCTTCTCGTGGGTGGGATTGCCGCCAGTCCAACAGCCTCCGCCACCGAATCGACCGACCGTTTCATCGTCGAATCGAAGAATCTGCGGGACGCAGACTTCGAAGACGCCGCCCTCACCGTCGTCCATCCCCTTGACGCCCTGGACTACACCGTCGTCTCCGGGACAGAGTCGGCCGTCGCTGACCTCGGTGTCAAATACGAACCAGACCTCGTTTACGAACTCGACCTCCCTGTGACCGCGACGGAAGCCGCGGACGAGCCAGGCTATCCCCTTCAGTGGGACAAACAGGTACAGGACATTCCCGCCGTCCACGACGTGACGCGCGGCGAGGGCACCCGCGTGGCAGTCATCGACTCCGGCGTCTCAGCGAGTCACCCGGACCTCCAGCACGCCGTGAACGTAGACCTCTCTCGGAATTTTACAGGTGACGGCTACGGCGCGGGCCGCGCCGTCGGCGGCGGGCACGGGACCCACGTCGCGGGCATCATCGCCGCGAACGACCAGAACGACGTGGGCGTCACCGGCAGCGCACCGGCGACCGAAATCGTCGATTGTCGCGTGTTCTCGACTGGCCCCTCCGCGAGCTTCGCCGACATTCTCGCCGCCCTCGTGTACGCGGGCGAAATCGGCTGTGATGCCGCGAACATGAGCCTCGGCGCGTACCCCGTCTCGCGACAGGCGAACGGGGAGTTCTACGGAAAGGTACTCAACAACACGACCTCCTACGTGAGCAACCAACTCGGGACACTCATCGTCGCCTCCGCCGGGAACGACGCCGCGGACCTCCAGCACGACGGGAGCGTAATCAGCCTCCCGAACGAGGCAGCGAACATCATGAGCATCAGCGCAACTGGCCCCATCGGCTACATGTGGGGCGAAGAAGGGCTCCGCGAGGAGTTCGTCTCGCCTGCGTTCTACACGAACTACGGCACGAACGCGGTGGACCTCGGCGCGCCCGGCGGCGACGCGGATACCGACGCCATCGATACGGGGGTACCGTGGTTCTACGACCTCGTGTACAACACGTACACCGTCCCGACCTACGACGAAGCGTCGAACTCGTTTACGTTCGAGAACACCTACTCGTGGCTCGCTGGGACGAGCATGGCCGCCCCGCAGGTCGCGGCCGCTGCGGCGCTCGTAAAGAGCGTGAATCAGGACTATTCGGCCACGCAAGTTAGGGACACCCTCGAGGACACCGCAAGCGTGCCGGAAGGCCAGGACAAGGCGTACTACGGGGCGGGCTTCCTCGACCCGCTCGCCGCCGTACTGAACTGA
- a CDS encoding zinc ribbon domain-containing protein, translating into MSKITFRADDDLVRRLEEFDSSKSEVMREALRQYLDAADPTPTKKPAAETSLDDLVAARVDALIDERLDALIDEHLRSRAGSGQDVNVNITLDGDGVRARQTPRKTSEPEPLDATDNACVQCGESLDGDHVYCPNCGEKATHRVFCECGDEVRSDWAFCPSCGRRTPAADVLDRS; encoded by the coding sequence ATGAGTAAAATTACGTTTCGGGCCGACGATGATCTCGTGAGACGCCTCGAGGAGTTCGACTCCTCGAAGAGCGAGGTCATGCGCGAGGCACTGCGCCAGTACCTCGACGCCGCGGACCCGACGCCAACCAAAAAGCCGGCAGCCGAGACGAGCCTCGACGACCTGGTCGCGGCACGCGTCGACGCGCTCATCGACGAGCGCCTGGATGCCCTCATCGACGAACATCTTCGGTCGCGCGCGGGGAGCGGCCAGGACGTGAACGTGAACATCACCCTCGACGGAGATGGAGTGCGCGCGCGCCAGACGCCGCGTAAGACATCCGAGCCGGAGCCACTCGACGCGACGGACAATGCCTGTGTCCAATGCGGCGAATCGCTGGACGGAGACCACGTGTACTGCCCGAACTGCGGTGAGAAAGCAACCCACCGCGTGTTCTGTGAGTGTGGCGACGAGGTCCGGTCGGACTGGGCGTTCTGCCCGAGCTGCGGCCGTCGGACCCCGGCAGCCGACGTGTTGGACCGCTCGTAA
- a CDS encoding ribbon-helix-helix domain-containing protein, translating to MERVTLRIPKQQIEEVERMVETGEFPNRSEAIRSAVREMLNEQTEGREPTTKKRNWARV from the coding sequence ATGGAGCGTGTGACACTACGGATTCCAAAGCAGCAGATCGAGGAGGTCGAGAGAATGGTCGAGACGGGAGAATTCCCGAACCGAAGCGAGGCCATTCGCTCCGCCGTCCGCGAGATGCTCAACGAACAGACAGAGGGTCGTGAACCGACGACCAAGAAGCGCAACTGGGCGAGGGTCTAA
- the ftsZ gene encoding cell division protein FtsZ has protein sequence MQDIVQSALENSEAEQQKRNDAASTNDEFGDPRIVIVGAGGAGNNTINRLYNIGVEGADTIAINTDKQHLKMIEADTKILVGKSLTQGLGAGGDPSMGERATEMAQGTIKEVLGEADLVFVTAGMGGGTGTGAAPVVAKIAKEQGAIVVGMVSTPFNVERARTVKAEEGLEKLRNAADSIIVLDNNRLLDYVPNLPIGKAFSVMDQIIAETVKGISETITQPSLINLDYADMTAIMNQGGVAVMLVGETQDKNKTEEVVRDAMNHPLLDVDYRGASGGLVHITGGPDLTLKEAEGIAQNITERLDASANVIWGARIQEEYKGKVRVMAIMTGVQSAQILGPSTQKQANRSRAKLNEGNNGSTNDNDDGIKTFGAQSDGGQNELENNNGLDVIR, from the coding sequence ATGCAAGACATCGTTCAATCCGCGCTCGAGAACTCTGAAGCAGAACAGCAAAAGCGAAACGACGCAGCTTCGACCAACGACGAATTCGGCGACCCACGCATCGTCATCGTTGGTGCTGGTGGTGCCGGTAACAACACCATCAACCGCCTGTACAACATCGGCGTCGAAGGCGCAGACACGATCGCCATCAACACCGACAAGCAGCACCTCAAGATGATCGAGGCGGACACCAAGATTCTCGTCGGCAAATCGCTGACGCAGGGGCTTGGTGCCGGTGGCGACCCGTCGATGGGCGAACGCGCAACCGAGATGGCTCAGGGGACCATCAAGGAAGTGCTCGGCGAGGCAGACCTCGTCTTCGTCACGGCAGGCATGGGTGGCGGTACCGGGACCGGTGCCGCACCTGTGGTCGCCAAAATCGCCAAAGAGCAAGGCGCAATCGTCGTCGGCATGGTCTCGACACCGTTCAACGTCGAGCGTGCCCGCACGGTGAAGGCAGAGGAAGGACTGGAGAAACTCCGCAACGCCGCGGACTCCATCATCGTCCTCGACAACAACCGTCTGCTCGACTACGTCCCGAACCTCCCAATCGGCAAGGCGTTCTCGGTCATGGACCAGATCATCGCCGAAACCGTGAAGGGTATCTCGGAGACGATTACCCAGCCGTCGCTCATCAACCTGGACTACGCCGACATGACCGCCATCATGAATCAGGGTGGCGTCGCCGTCATGCTCGTCGGCGAGACACAGGACAAGAACAAGACCGAAGAAGTGGTTCGCGACGCGATGAACCACCCACTGCTGGACGTTGACTACCGCGGTGCATCCGGTGGGCTCGTCCACATCACCGGCGGCCCAGACCTTACCCTGAAAGAGGCAGAGGGCATCGCCCAGAACATCACCGAGCGCCTCGACGCCTCGGCGAACGTCATCTGGGGCGCCCGCATCCAGGAGGAGTACAAGGGCAAAGTCCGCGTCATGGCCATCATGACCGGCGTCCAGAGCGCCCAGATTCTCGGGCCATCGACCCAGAAGCAGGCCAACCGCTCGCGTGCAAAGCTGAACGAAGGCAACAACGGTAGCACCAACGACAACGACGACGGCATCAAAACCTTCGGCGCACAGTCCGACGGCGGCCAGAACGAACTCGAGAACAACAACGGTCTCGACGTCATCCGGTAG